A single Burkholderia savannae DNA region contains:
- the sctQ gene encoding type III secretion system cytoplasmic ring protein SctQ, which translates to MSARYLSLRCVETTQLPLYQSARALSAVGHHAALRVIAPPCGYAVLRAFWKGMEYEGWVDIDDLMRRHYPALATLAWRALDKHYALALLGGRDAATDLPAPPGGWEHVRLVDLVERELHAEPLLCFDAVDGVRSMFRTFPDAAPAGRAVVDMAKLPVVMCFVIGVSRLPHALLSAIVPGDVLLVCEPRNVVRIGAKSLCEFRWKGEEIMLDEQIVENTFDDVDEERIEVDALADAPPKSFEIDALPVTLEFSLPGERMTVAQLAGCHAGTVLPLRGTSRDVTIRANGQPLGQGELIQVGEQLAVEVKTLWFTKPAASDGE; encoded by the coding sequence ATGAGTGCGCGCTACTTGTCATTGCGCTGCGTCGAGACCACGCAGTTGCCGTTGTACCAAAGCGCACGGGCGCTGAGCGCAGTCGGTCATCACGCGGCGCTGCGCGTAATTGCACCGCCATGCGGCTACGCGGTGCTGCGGGCTTTCTGGAAGGGCATGGAATACGAGGGCTGGGTCGACATCGACGATCTGATGCGCCGCCACTATCCGGCACTCGCCACGCTCGCATGGCGCGCACTCGACAAGCATTACGCGCTGGCTCTGCTGGGCGGAAGAGACGCGGCCACGGATCTGCCCGCGCCTCCGGGCGGTTGGGAGCACGTCCGTCTCGTGGATCTCGTCGAGCGCGAGCTACACGCAGAGCCGCTGCTGTGCTTCGATGCGGTCGACGGAGTACGTTCGATGTTTCGCACGTTTCCGGATGCCGCGCCCGCCGGGCGTGCTGTCGTCGATATGGCCAAGCTGCCGGTTGTCATGTGTTTCGTGATTGGTGTTTCGCGTTTGCCGCACGCGCTTCTGTCCGCCATCGTACCAGGCGACGTGTTGCTCGTTTGTGAGCCGCGCAACGTGGTCAGGATCGGCGCGAAGTCGCTTTGTGAATTTCGCTGGAAAGGAGAGGAAATTATGCTGGACGAACAAATTGTTGAGAACACGTTCGACGATGTAGATGAAGAACGAATCGAGGTGGACGCGCTCGCCGATGCGCCGCCGAAGTCTTTCGAAATTGACGCGTTACCCGTCACGCTGGAGTTTTCGTTGCCCGGCGAGCGCATGACAGTCGCACAGTTAGCCGGCTGCCATGCCGGGACGGTGTTGCCGTTGCGCGGAACGTCCCGCGATGTGACGATCCGTGCCAACGGCCAGCCACTCGGCCAGGGTGAGCTGATTCAGGTCGGCGAACAGCTCGCGGTCGAAGTGAAGACACTTTGGTTCACGAAACCGGCAGCAAGTGATGGCGAATAA
- a CDS encoding EscU/YscU/HrcU family type III secretion system export apparatus switch protein: MAEKTEEPTAKKLRDAAKKGQTFKSKDIVAFVVVAAGVMSITTIVDLTRAMAEFLRIASMNTLPNPADYVFELTKLFLRIAMPFMLLCALAGALPALMQSRFTLAVESIKIDFTALDPVKGMKRLFSWRSVKETVKALLYVVIFAVTVQMFARLYHRDVFGLFRAQPALLGHMWIVMTVRLILLFLLCALPVMVLDAVVEYFLYYKELKMAKHEVKQEYKESEGNHEIKSKRREIHHELLSEEIKANVEQSDFIVANPTHIAIGIYINLDVVPIPFVSIRETNARALAVIRHAEANGVPVVRNVLLARSIYRNSPRRYSFVSHDDIEGVMRVLTWLKEVEVANRFVAADLDESFTSAMTGGDLEEDEPVPYHDVEPTQHDREDGLDGTDAAGTSGNGVPPAPKDNRNT; this comes from the coding sequence ATGGCCGAGAAAACCGAAGAACCGACAGCGAAGAAGCTGCGCGACGCGGCAAAGAAAGGACAAACTTTCAAGTCGAAGGATATCGTCGCGTTTGTCGTGGTTGCGGCGGGCGTGATGTCGATTACCACAATCGTTGATTTGACGCGTGCGATGGCGGAATTCTTGCGGATCGCTTCGATGAACACGTTACCGAATCCCGCCGATTATGTATTCGAGTTGACGAAACTATTTTTGCGAATTGCTATGCCGTTCATGCTGCTCTGTGCGCTCGCGGGCGCATTGCCCGCGCTTATGCAGAGTCGGTTCACGCTGGCCGTCGAATCGATCAAGATCGATTTTACCGCGCTCGATCCTGTCAAGGGGATGAAGAGGCTCTTCAGTTGGCGTTCGGTGAAAGAGACGGTGAAGGCGTTGCTCTACGTCGTGATTTTCGCAGTCACGGTGCAAATGTTCGCCCGCCTATATCACCGCGATGTTTTTGGCTTATTCCGCGCCCAACCGGCACTGCTCGGCCACATGTGGATCGTGATGACGGTGAGGCTTATCTTGCTGTTCCTACTATGTGCGCTACCCGTGATGGTCCTCGATGCTGTCGTCGAGTACTTCCTGTACTACAAGGAATTGAAGATGGCTAAACATGAGGTGAAGCAAGAATACAAAGAGAGTGAAGGTAATCACGAGATAAAAAGCAAGCGGCGTGAAATCCATCATGAACTGCTGTCGGAGGAAATCAAGGCGAACGTCGAGCAGTCGGACTTTATCGTCGCGAATCCTACCCATATCGCGATCGGCATTTACATCAATCTGGATGTTGTGCCAATTCCGTTTGTATCGATCCGTGAGACAAACGCACGCGCTCTGGCAGTCATTCGGCATGCCGAAGCGAATGGTGTGCCGGTGGTACGTAACGTCTTGCTCGCACGCTCGATTTACCGGAACTCTCCGCGCCGATATAGCTTCGTGAGCCACGACGACATCGAAGGCGTGATGCGTGTGTTGACATGGCTCAAGGAAGTCGAGGTGGCAAATCGTTTTGTGGCGGCTGACCTCGATGAGTCGTTCACATCGGCGATGACCGGCGGTGACTTGGAAGAGGACGAGCCGGTTCCGTATCACGATGTGGAGCCGACGCAACACGATCGTGAGGATGGGCTCGACGGAACGGATGCCGCAGGCACATCGGGCAATGGCGTCCCGCCCGCCCCAAAAGATAATCGGAACACTTGA
- the sctT gene encoding type III secretion system export apparatus subunit SctT, with translation MEVFYLHLGAFAIAYARIAPVFYLLPFLNDRTIVNGMLKNTIVFAVIVGLWPSFAHPHSSSGGALLGIALTEGAAGLVLGVGLSLPFWVATAIGELIDNQRGATISDSIDPATGVEASAFAPFVSLFYAAAFLQQGGMLTIVEQLESSYAAVPTGALFNVDLSRIGTLLNDLVAHGLALGAPVLIVMFLTDALLGLFARFCPQVNAFSLSLTVKSIVAFSVFHLYFVSAAPHELTALLHVHSFSKLVK, from the coding sequence ATGGAAGTGTTCTATCTGCACCTCGGCGCGTTCGCAATCGCCTATGCACGGATCGCGCCGGTATTTTATTTGCTGCCGTTTCTGAATGACCGGACGATCGTCAATGGGATGCTGAAGAACACAATCGTGTTCGCCGTCATCGTCGGTCTTTGGCCGAGTTTTGCACATCCGCATTCATCCAGTGGTGGCGCACTCCTCGGGATTGCGCTTACCGAGGGCGCCGCGGGCCTCGTGTTAGGCGTCGGTTTGTCGTTGCCATTCTGGGTCGCGACCGCTATTGGCGAACTGATCGACAATCAACGCGGCGCTACGATCAGCGATTCGATCGATCCGGCGACTGGCGTCGAGGCGTCCGCGTTCGCTCCTTTCGTTAGCCTGTTTTATGCAGCTGCGTTTTTGCAGCAGGGCGGCATGCTGACGATCGTCGAGCAGCTCGAATCGAGCTACGCGGCCGTGCCGACGGGCGCGCTGTTTAATGTCGACCTCTCGCGCATCGGCACACTGCTGAACGACCTCGTGGCGCACGGGCTTGCGCTCGGAGCGCCCGTACTCATCGTAATGTTTCTGACCGACGCATTGCTAGGTCTCTTTGCGCGTTTCTGCCCGCAGGTCAATGCATTTTCTTTATCACTGACTGTCAAGAGCATCGTCGCGTTTTCGGTATTCCATTTGTATTTCGTGTCCGCAGCACCGCACGAACTGACGGCGCTGCTGCACGTACATTCATTTTCTAAGCTCGTGAAGTGA
- a CDS encoding IpaC/SipC family type III secretion system effector has translation MSFSVQNSGINSAELSRVANTGISESGNKAVGDDEKMLAEADAGLAAVVVGHPQQYCDAGMSVQRIALAEPKSSVQAPGADRLTVTGMEGVQGRLGASQHPTVTGVHDALVEQHVSRAVSDGLRSPILSVDEAFNAELIFEDAMQKGAVEDDKEMGKEMERASQMARNAAEEDRKIGYTQMTAAIAGGALQAATSLGGAVQQMKGLNTKSMSIENEMKPQAELKQFHAEQSLELRGVNKPVLSNDEVSHVTVKRDTGETAHYEIDGGGDRLSSEHEAVLAKDAPARQQRIDMHGLRHEQNLIEANRYQIKGNLIQSGGQIGKNQIDAVSAQQQSEARAEQKTDESTQQILTAASNARHEAAQRCREAAQKAIDAAKSLVANSNAVAAQVTGNLRT, from the coding sequence ATGTCATTCAGTGTGCAAAACAGCGGCATCAACAGCGCGGAGCTGTCCCGGGTCGCCAATACGGGCATTTCCGAAAGCGGCAACAAGGCGGTCGGCGATGACGAGAAGATGCTGGCTGAGGCGGATGCGGGGCTTGCGGCGGTTGTCGTTGGCCACCCGCAGCAGTATTGTGATGCAGGCATGTCCGTGCAGCGTATTGCGCTCGCAGAGCCGAAGTCTTCGGTCCAAGCACCTGGTGCCGATCGACTGACAGTCACCGGAATGGAGGGCGTGCAGGGTCGGTTGGGCGCGAGTCAGCATCCGACGGTGACGGGTGTGCATGACGCGCTTGTTGAGCAGCATGTGTCGCGCGCCGTCTCCGATGGATTGCGATCGCCGATCTTGAGCGTTGACGAAGCGTTCAACGCAGAACTGATTTTCGAGGACGCGATGCAAAAGGGCGCGGTGGAGGATGACAAGGAGATGGGCAAGGAAATGGAGCGCGCATCTCAAATGGCGAGGAACGCCGCCGAGGAGGATCGCAAAATCGGCTACACACAAATGACGGCCGCGATTGCGGGCGGCGCGCTACAAGCGGCAACTTCGCTTGGCGGCGCGGTCCAGCAGATGAAGGGGCTGAACACGAAATCGATGTCGATCGAAAACGAGATGAAGCCGCAGGCGGAACTCAAACAGTTCCATGCTGAGCAATCGCTTGAGCTACGGGGAGTCAACAAGCCGGTGCTGTCGAATGACGAGGTTTCGCACGTGACGGTCAAGCGCGACACTGGAGAAACCGCACATTATGAGATCGACGGCGGCGGTGATCGGCTGAGCAGCGAGCACGAGGCCGTGCTCGCAAAGGACGCTCCCGCCCGTCAGCAACGGATCGACATGCATGGTTTGCGTCACGAGCAGAATCTCATCGAAGCGAATCGCTACCAGATCAAGGGAAATCTCATCCAATCGGGCGGCCAGATTGGCAAGAATCAGATCGATGCGGTATCGGCGCAGCAGCAGAGTGAAGCTCGTGCGGAGCAGAAAACGGACGAGAGCACGCAGCAGATCTTGACGGCGGCATCGAACGCGCGTCATGAAGCCGCGCAACGCTGTCGCGAGGCTGCGCAGAAGGCGATCGACGCGGCGAAGAGCTTGGTCGCGAACAGCAATGCCGTCGCGGCGCAAGTGACTGGCAACCTGCGAACCTGA
- a CDS encoding EscR/YscR/HrcR family type III secretion system export apparatus protein, whose protein sequence is MANNEIALIVLLTAATLVPFVVAAGSCFIKFSVVLVLVRNALGIQQVPSNLALNSIALIMSLFVMMPVAQSAYRYLQHHPLDVMSSASVNDFIDDGLGDYKRYLRRYSDPELVGFFEHAQTARLKGDDANIENHVDEADGLDNSLFALLPAYALTEIKSAFKIGFYLYLPFLVVDMVVSTVLLALGMMMMSPVTISVPIKLILFVAMDGWTLICKGMIEQYLNLMK, encoded by the coding sequence ATGGCGAATAATGAAATTGCACTGATCGTCCTGCTGACGGCAGCGACGCTCGTACCGTTCGTCGTCGCGGCAGGTTCGTGCTTCATCAAGTTCTCAGTCGTCCTCGTGCTCGTGCGCAATGCGCTCGGCATTCAGCAGGTGCCGTCGAACCTCGCGCTCAACAGCATCGCGTTGATCATGTCGCTGTTCGTGATGATGCCGGTTGCCCAAAGCGCATATCGCTATCTGCAGCATCATCCGCTGGATGTGATGAGCAGCGCGTCGGTCAACGATTTCATAGACGATGGTCTTGGCGATTACAAGCGTTATCTAAGGCGTTATTCAGACCCGGAGCTCGTCGGCTTTTTCGAGCACGCGCAAACTGCGCGCCTGAAAGGCGATGACGCGAACATAGAGAATCACGTCGACGAGGCGGACGGACTCGACAATTCGCTGTTCGCGCTGCTGCCTGCCTACGCGCTCACTGAGATCAAAAGTGCATTCAAGATCGGATTTTACTTGTACCTGCCATTTCTCGTCGTCGACATGGTCGTGTCAACCGTGCTGCTAGCGCTCGGGATGATGATGATGAGCCCCGTGACAATTTCGGTCCCGATCAAGCTTATCCTGTTCGTCGCAATGGACGGTTGGACCCTGATCTGCAAGGGCATGATCGAGCAGTATCTAAATTTGATGAAGTAA
- a CDS encoding H-NS histone family protein, which yields MANYKELKARADALAASAEQARQAELQAVIDEVRMKVREYGISAREVFGYRGNSNQRKRAAVKPKYRDPVTGATWTGRGVAPRWIRCQNRDDFLIEL from the coding sequence ATGGCGAATTACAAAGAACTGAAGGCTCGTGCCGACGCGCTTGCGGCGTCGGCCGAACAGGCTCGGCAGGCCGAATTGCAAGCCGTGATTGACGAAGTGCGTATGAAGGTGCGTGAATACGGTATTTCCGCACGTGAGGTGTTCGGATACCGGGGGAATTCGAACCAACGCAAACGTGCAGCGGTCAAGCCGAAATATCGAGATCCCGTGACGGGTGCGACCTGGACGGGGCGCGGTGTCGCACCGAGATGGATTCGCTGCCAGAACCGCGACGATTTTTTGATTGAGCTTTGA
- the sctE gene encoding type III secretion system translocon subunit SctE, translating to MSSGVLGGSTANANAYQNHPLRDAASTLGMLSPQVCVDVMSVAQRKFLEQMLHRASEQCDAPQTANGARLDDVPELRTPVANDASSSDAADVRTSGDDVNGGVSGSAKLTKLLGDLMSIISANSLQDLKQRSDIWNKMSKAAQDSLSQVSDAFRQATDDAKAATDAAEQAAAAAKQAAADAKAADEAVDAAQKRYDDAVEQGLPADQLQLLNKALEQAKQKADELHGKADALQADATKKLDTATELATRACEYEEKVDEAVNRAMKQYGTSAQLRGAISQKLSGVAELTAVLGKLQELISSGNVKELESKHKLFIEKQKMLEAKQKKESEEFQKQEKKAEEMQKTMGCIGKIVGWAITAVSFAAAAFTGGASLALAAVGLALAVGDEISQATTGVSFMDKLMQPVMDAILKPLMNMISSLITKALVACGVDKQKAELAGAILGAIVTGVALVAAAFVGASVVKAVASKVMDAVAGQLAKVMDSAIGKMLLELTEKVSEKSGLQALSSRTATAMTRMRRAIGVEAEEDGMLLASRFEKASTVLDVGNQVSQAAGGIVVGIERAKAMGLLADIKEDMYDIKLISDLLRKAVDTFAEHNRVLVRLMQDVSDAINTNMLACKQSLRPV from the coding sequence ATGTCATCGGGAGTGCTGGGCGGCTCAACCGCCAATGCGAACGCATACCAAAATCATCCGCTGCGCGACGCAGCGAGCACGCTGGGCATGCTGTCGCCGCAGGTTTGCGTTGATGTCATGTCGGTCGCACAACGTAAGTTTCTTGAGCAAATGCTGCATCGTGCGTCCGAGCAGTGCGATGCACCGCAGACTGCTAACGGCGCGCGGCTCGACGACGTGCCCGAGCTGCGCACGCCCGTTGCGAATGATGCATCGTCATCTGATGCGGCAGATGTTCGCACATCCGGTGATGACGTCAACGGCGGGGTGAGTGGCTCGGCAAAGCTTACCAAATTGCTCGGGGACTTGATGAGCATCATCAGCGCGAATAGCTTGCAGGACCTGAAGCAGCGCTCCGACATTTGGAACAAGATGTCGAAGGCCGCGCAGGATAGCCTGAGCCAAGTTTCCGATGCGTTCCGGCAAGCGACGGACGATGCGAAGGCTGCGACCGATGCTGCCGAACAGGCTGCTGCTGCCGCCAAGCAGGCCGCCGCGGACGCGAAAGCGGCGGACGAGGCGGTCGACGCCGCACAGAAGCGGTATGACGATGCGGTGGAGCAGGGCCTTCCTGCTGACCAGCTACAACTGCTAAACAAGGCGCTAGAACAGGCGAAGCAGAAGGCGGACGAGCTACACGGAAAAGCGGACGCGCTGCAGGCGGACGCGACGAAAAAACTTGACACGGCGACTGAACTCGCGACGCGCGCATGCGAATACGAGGAAAAGGTCGACGAAGCAGTGAATCGGGCGATGAAGCAGTACGGTACGAGTGCTCAGCTGCGTGGGGCGATATCGCAGAAACTGAGTGGCGTGGCTGAGTTGACTGCCGTGCTCGGTAAGCTGCAGGAACTCATCTCGTCGGGCAACGTGAAGGAGCTTGAATCGAAGCACAAGCTCTTTATCGAGAAGCAGAAAATGCTCGAAGCCAAGCAGAAAAAGGAGTCCGAAGAGTTTCAGAAGCAGGAGAAAAAAGCCGAGGAAATGCAGAAGACGATGGGCTGCATCGGCAAGATCGTTGGCTGGGCGATCACCGCAGTGAGTTTCGCGGCTGCTGCGTTCACTGGCGGCGCGAGCCTCGCGCTCGCGGCTGTTGGCCTCGCGCTCGCGGTCGGCGACGAGATTAGCCAAGCGACGACCGGCGTGTCGTTCATGGACAAGCTGATGCAACCCGTGATGGACGCGATCCTGAAGCCGCTGATGAACATGATCTCGTCGCTGATCACGAAAGCGCTCGTTGCGTGTGGAGTTGATAAACAGAAAGCCGAGCTCGCGGGTGCGATCCTCGGTGCCATCGTGACGGGTGTGGCACTCGTTGCCGCGGCATTCGTCGGTGCATCGGTCGTGAAGGCCGTTGCGTCGAAGGTGATGGATGCGGTTGCAGGCCAGCTGGCGAAGGTGATGGATTCTGCGATCGGCAAGATGCTCTTGGAGCTGACCGAGAAGGTTTCGGAGAAATCGGGGCTCCAGGCGCTCAGCTCGCGCACCGCGACAGCAATGACGCGGATGCGCCGCGCGATCGGCGTCGAGGCGGAGGAAGACGGGATGCTTCTCGCGAGCCGCTTCGAGAAGGCGAGCACGGTGCTCGACGTCGGCAACCAAGTGTCGCAGGCGGCGGGCGGGATCGTCGTTGGCATCGAGCGGGCGAAGGCGATGGGCCTCCTTGCCGACATCAAGGAGGATATGTATGACATCAAGCTGATCAGTGATCTGCTGAGGAAAGCAGTCGATACGTTTGCTGAGCACAACCGCGTGCTAGTGCGATTGATGCAGGACGTGTCGGATGCGATCAACACAAATATGTTGGCCTGCAAGCAGAGCCTGCGTCCTGTGTGA
- a CDS encoding SpaN/EivJ family type III secretion system needle length determinant, with translation MGSISGTNAPRVSNIGCTEAAGVEQTSGLQLAYQEQCRKVLDKRDERRNRDDSNASHAPARKKAVSKGEPLVAAIWMYAPYQQQDRPIERFGRNTSDGAGATRADVTQKETFAPVVSSIADGRAGDTSNDATHVSHANVDRTVAPAHADPMAAHRTRDSVTLIPAEAMSSSFSRQPASALNAGTTPIVPASQNPRTAHEFVSQQAKSATGVMRAPNEHDSSVDANDVPLTGFARVSTQMPIRTTEPHIRTLEQSRATYRDAVADPANVSAQDMSETPVTQVRYSFNTWDGRPAVNLRFNLDHASQVVTAQPSQERVQHAMERGVDQLAPGWIVEFDRQQADDGGSHSSRRHARQESEADEQ, from the coding sequence ATGGGTTCAATCAGCGGTACTAACGCTCCGCGCGTATCTAACATCGGGTGTACGGAGGCGGCTGGTGTCGAGCAGACATCTGGCTTGCAGCTCGCGTACCAAGAACAGTGCCGTAAGGTGCTCGATAAGCGCGACGAACGTCGGAATCGCGACGACTCCAATGCGAGCCATGCGCCGGCGAGGAAAAAGGCGGTGAGCAAAGGTGAGCCGCTCGTCGCGGCGATTTGGATGTATGCGCCCTATCAGCAGCAGGATCGGCCGATCGAGCGGTTCGGTAGAAATACGTCGGACGGTGCAGGCGCGACGCGCGCGGATGTAACACAGAAGGAAACTTTCGCGCCGGTTGTATCGAGCATCGCGGACGGCCGAGCGGGAGATACGTCGAACGATGCGACACATGTTTCGCATGCCAATGTGGATCGGACGGTGGCGCCTGCGCATGCCGATCCGATGGCGGCGCACAGAACACGGGACAGCGTTACTCTCATCCCTGCGGAAGCGATGTCATCGTCGTTTTCGCGCCAGCCAGCCAGTGCTCTAAATGCCGGCACAACGCCGATCGTGCCGGCCTCACAAAATCCACGAACAGCGCACGAGTTCGTGTCACAACAGGCGAAGTCAGCGACAGGCGTGATGCGCGCGCCGAATGAGCATGACTCCAGCGTTGACGCGAACGATGTTCCGCTAACGGGATTCGCACGCGTTTCGACGCAGATGCCGATTCGAACCACAGAGCCCCATATACGGACCCTTGAACAGTCGCGCGCAACATATCGTGACGCGGTGGCCGATCCGGCGAATGTGAGCGCGCAAGACATGTCTGAAACTCCTGTTACACAAGTGCGCTACAGCTTCAACACGTGGGACGGGCGGCCTGCCGTCAATTTGCGTTTCAACCTTGATCATGCATCGCAAGTCGTTACCGCACAGCCGAGCCAAGAGCGCGTACAACATGCAATGGAGCGCGGCGTCGATCAGCTCGCGCCGGGATGGATCGTCGAGTTCGATCGACAGCAAGCGGACGATGGCGGCAGTCATTCGTCGCGGCGCCACGCGCGACAGGAATCGGAGGCGGACGAGCAATGA
- the sctS gene encoding type III secretion system export apparatus subunit SctS, translating into MAELTYASDKAILLVILLSAAPVVVATLVGLTIGLFQTVTQLQEQTLPFGLKMLAVFGCLMMLSGWFGSKLLAFATEMLTIGLR; encoded by the coding sequence ATGGCTGAACTCACCTACGCGAGCGACAAGGCGATCCTGCTCGTAATCCTGCTGTCCGCCGCGCCGGTCGTTGTTGCAACCCTCGTGGGTCTGACGATCGGCCTGTTCCAGACGGTCACCCAGCTGCAGGAGCAGACGCTGCCGTTTGGTTTGAAGATGCTCGCGGTGTTTGGTTGCTTGATGATGTTGTCCGGCTGGTTCGGCAGCAAGCTGCTCGCGTTCGCGACTGAAATGCTCACGATTGGCCTTCGCTGA
- a CDS encoding IpaD/SipD/SspD family type III secretion system needle tip protein: MSISVDMGRVMDARNRQALARTGDVAVRDAGVRDVTDDVRTTDVHCHVTFNLIRKFRAMSDEALAIRYPKLIAGKFIEGSRANLAVFDDARVAVRAYACGLHNLLERSEAENPGCVRNEYSDIQPDPILQGLIDVINQGKIDVDAETDILEKLVTSFKEVTDAMSKIQDYISAKNDKTMTVKCKEIRALLQKVIDNLPSYQLPPGEDLDRWREELGGAFSISDDGVVTIKPDELISMRDSLPDKDSVDWDTARESAWYTGFQAEESNIQNDVQTFAEKNQHQISSFDNLNKVLSGAISALMDVASSFLKNAT; the protein is encoded by the coding sequence ATGAGTATCAGCGTGGATATGGGGCGCGTGATGGACGCACGAAATCGTCAGGCGCTTGCGCGGACCGGCGACGTAGCGGTCCGCGATGCGGGTGTACGGGATGTGACGGACGATGTGCGTACGACGGATGTCCATTGCCATGTGACGTTTAATCTGATTCGGAAATTCCGCGCGATGAGCGATGAGGCTTTAGCGATCAGGTATCCCAAATTGATCGCCGGAAAATTCATCGAAGGCAGTCGCGCTAATCTGGCGGTGTTCGACGATGCGCGCGTCGCGGTGCGTGCGTATGCGTGCGGGCTGCACAACCTGCTGGAACGTTCGGAGGCGGAGAATCCGGGTTGTGTGCGCAATGAGTATTCGGATATCCAGCCTGATCCGATTCTGCAGGGACTTATCGACGTGATCAATCAGGGCAAGATCGATGTCGACGCCGAGACGGACATCCTCGAAAAGTTGGTGACCTCCTTCAAGGAGGTCACCGACGCGATGAGCAAGATCCAGGATTACATCTCGGCAAAGAACGATAAGACCATGACCGTCAAGTGTAAGGAGATCCGCGCGCTGCTGCAGAAGGTCATCGATAATTTGCCGTCGTATCAACTGCCGCCAGGCGAGGATCTGGATCGCTGGCGCGAGGAACTCGGCGGTGCCTTCTCGATCAGTGATGACGGCGTGGTGACAATCAAGCCGGACGAGTTGATCAGCATGCGTGATTCGTTACCCGACAAGGACAGTGTGGACTGGGACACTGCACGTGAAAGCGCTTGGTATACCGGATTTCAGGCGGAAGAAAGCAACATTCAGAACGATGTCCAGACGTTCGCTGAAAAGAACCAGCATCAGATTTCGAGTTTCGACAATTTGAACAAGGTGCTGAGCGGCGCCATATCGGCTCTGATGGACGTCGCATCGAGCTTCCTTAAGAACGCAACTTAA
- the sicA gene encoding type III secretion system translocator chaperone SicA, whose product MTQRDVNIDDMEAEEMAAALLDAVQNGATLKDLHGVPQDLMDGIYAFAYRFYQQGRLDDAEVFFRFLCIYDFYNAEYAMGLAAVCQLKKEYAKAIDLYALAYSLSKDDYRPMFHTGQCHLLMGKAGLARRCFGIVVECSSDERLKQKAKSYLDGLDEVGVGADPAPDMTGIEN is encoded by the coding sequence ATGACGCAACGTGACGTGAATATCGATGACATGGAAGCTGAAGAAATGGCCGCGGCGCTGTTGGACGCAGTACAGAACGGCGCGACGCTGAAGGACCTGCATGGCGTGCCGCAGGATCTGATGGACGGAATCTATGCATTCGCATATCGCTTCTATCAACAGGGGCGGCTCGATGACGCAGAGGTGTTCTTCCGCTTTCTGTGCATCTACGATTTCTACAACGCTGAATATGCGATGGGTCTCGCGGCGGTCTGCCAGTTAAAGAAGGAATACGCGAAGGCAATCGATTTGTATGCGCTCGCGTATTCGCTGTCGAAGGACGACTACCGTCCGATGTTTCATACCGGCCAGTGCCATTTGCTGATGGGAAAGGCGGGGCTCGCACGGCGTTGCTTTGGCATCGTCGTCGAATGTTCATCCGACGAGCGCTTGAAGCAGAAGGCAAAGTCCTATCTAGACGGACTCGACGAAGTGGGCGTTGGCGCAGATCCTGCGCCGGACATGACGGGAATTGAAAACTAG